A region of Salmo salar chromosome ssa17, Ssal_v3.1, whole genome shotgun sequence DNA encodes the following proteins:
- the LOC106591571 gene encoding leucine-rich repeat-containing protein 17-like isoform X1, with product MPDAWLLLQLEVYNICYYHRELVWDGGWPVNYSAGHDITQYHCCVVLHRYSRHMAVTSLPWHQQKPKAISDCTRPSLSPSLPPSSSSLAAPTSPSGGVGAPRMRLISALLLLLILRSAEPRKGGRNRERGRARGKGRANAVKRQTSECKEYMEAGEKYLDCQDRQLTGVQQHWPEDIHHLLLARNKIQVLRDNTFSQFKNLKSLDLQQNELYMVEEEAFAGLGQLTTLLLQHNKMKTASEEHLLPLPSLRYLRLYDNPWDCRCSLDSLVRTLQVPSNRNLGNYAKCSEPDSLRGQKLKKMRPELLCPEDGEGQQPGKTPQEGQGSLPKPPPIKKYPDANSLCHTYMFPKPMLDCKSKELKNIPSSLPSDIVRMDLSSNSITQLRPKEFVAARDLKLLNLSSNNLDQIDTAASTGLLYLSSRNFFQRPLSLSPSSAASTGLLYLSTAFAGLLYLRELDLSNNSLHYFKYGVLEDLYFLRMLNLGDNPWVCDYNIHYLIYWLKHHPGVAYSGLICTEPQEFRGWPVENYVKTYNGECPKDKDPQPGKGDTGQGQTAQELVAETEEAEMELLPKPLRDPRPKKYEVTRLT from the exons ctgtAACCAGCCTTCCCTGGCACCAGCAGAAACCCAAGGCCATCTCTGATTGCACAAggccatccctctccccctccctccctccctcttcttccaGTCTTGCCGCTCCCACGTCTCCCAGTGGTGGCGTTGGGGCTCCCAGGATGCGGCTGATCAGCGCTCTGCTGCTCCTCCTGATCCTCAGGTCCGCTGAGCCCAGGAAGGGTGGACGGAACAGAGAACGGGGCAGGGCCCGGGGTAAAGGCAGGGCCAATGCTGTCAAACGCCAAACCTCTGAATGCAAGGAATACATGGAGGCCGGAGAGAAATACCTGGACTGTCAGGACCGCCAGCTGACCGGGGTGCAACAGCACTGGCCTGAAGACATCCACCACCTCCTGCTGGCCCGCAACAAGATCCAGGTGCTCAGAGACAACACCTTCTCCCAGTTCAAGAACCTAAAGAGTCTGGATCTACAACAGAATGAGCTCtacatggtggaggaggaggcgtTCGCAGGGCTGGGACAGCTCACTACTCTGCTTCTTCAGCACAACaagatgaagacagcttctgaGGAGCACCTGCTGCCCTTGCCAAGCCTCCGCTACCTGCGTCTCTATGACAACCCCTGGGACTGCCGGTGCTCGCTGGATAGCCTGGTCAGGACCCTGCAGGTGCCCAGCAACCGTAACCTAGGGAACTACGCCAAGTGTTCGGAGCCGGACTCGCTGAGAGGTCAGAAGCTGAAGAAGATGAGGCCGGAGCTGCTGTGTCCTGAGGATGGGGAGGGCCAGCAGCCAGGGAAGACACCTCAGGAGGGGCAGGGTAGTCTGCCCAAACCACCTCCCATCAAGAAGTACCCTGATGCCAACTCCTTGTGCCACACCTACATGTTCCCCAAACCCATGCTGGACTGCAAGAGCAAAG aaCTGAAGAACATCCCCTCAAGTCTCCCGTCAGACATTGTGAGGATGGACTTGTCCAGTAACAGCATCACTCAGCTCCGGCCCAAGGAGTTTGTTGCTGCCAGGGACCTGAAGCTTCTCAACCTCAGCAGTAACAATCTGGATCAGATCGACACTG CTGCATCCACTGGGCTCCTGTACCTGTCCAGTAGGAATTTCTTCCAACGTCCTCTCTCCTTGTCCCCCTCTTCAGCTGCATCCACTGGGCTCCTGTACCTGTCCA CTGCGTTTGCGGGGCTCCTGTACCTGCGAGAGCTGGACCTGTCCAACAACAGCCTGCACTACTTCAAGTACGGAGTGTTGGAGGACCTGTACTTCCTCAGGATGCTGAATCTGGGGGATAACCCCTGGGTCTGTGACTACAACATCCACTACCTGATCTACTGGCTGAAGCATCACCCCGGGGTGGCCTACTCTGGCCTAATCTGCACCGAGCCTCAGGAGTTCAGGGGCTGGCCCGTGGAGAATTATGTCAAGACCTACAATGGAGAGTGTCCCAAGGATAAGGATCCACAACCAGGGAAGGGTGATACAGGACAGGGACAGACGGCTCAGGAGCTCGTGGCCGAGACAGAGGAGGCGGAGATGGAGCTGCTGCCGAAGCCTCTGAGAGACCCCAGACCAAAGAAATATGAGGTCACCAGGTTGACTTAA
- the LOC106591571 gene encoding leucine-rich repeat-containing protein 17-like isoform X2, which translates to MPDAWLLLQLEVYNICYYHRELVWDGGWPVNYSAGHDITQYHCCVVLHRYSRHMAVTSLPWHQQKPKAISDCTRPSLSPSLPPSSSSLAAPTSPSGGVGAPRMRLISALLLLLILRSAEPRKGGRNRERGRARGKGRANAVKRQTSECKEYMEAGEKYLDCQDRQLTGVQQHWPEDIHHLLLARNKIQVLRDNTFSQFKNLKSLDLQQNELYMVEEEAFAGLGQLTTLLLQHNKMKTASEEHLLPLPSLRYLRLYDNPWDCRCSLDSLVRTLQVPSNRNLGNYAKCSEPDSLRGQKLKKMRPELLCPEDGEGQQPGKTPQEGQGSLPKPPPIKKYPDANSLCHTYMFPKPMLDCKSKELKNIPSSLPSDIVRMDLSSNSITQLRPKEFVAARDLKLLNLSSNNLDQIDTAAFAGLLYLRELDLSNNSLHYFKYGVLEDLYFLRMLNLGDNPWVCDYNIHYLIYWLKHHPGVAYSGLICTEPQEFRGWPVENYVKTYNGECPKDKDPQPGKGDTGQGQTAQELVAETEEAEMELLPKPLRDPRPKKYEVTRLT; encoded by the exons ctgtAACCAGCCTTCCCTGGCACCAGCAGAAACCCAAGGCCATCTCTGATTGCACAAggccatccctctccccctccctccctccctcttcttccaGTCTTGCCGCTCCCACGTCTCCCAGTGGTGGCGTTGGGGCTCCCAGGATGCGGCTGATCAGCGCTCTGCTGCTCCTCCTGATCCTCAGGTCCGCTGAGCCCAGGAAGGGTGGACGGAACAGAGAACGGGGCAGGGCCCGGGGTAAAGGCAGGGCCAATGCTGTCAAACGCCAAACCTCTGAATGCAAGGAATACATGGAGGCCGGAGAGAAATACCTGGACTGTCAGGACCGCCAGCTGACCGGGGTGCAACAGCACTGGCCTGAAGACATCCACCACCTCCTGCTGGCCCGCAACAAGATCCAGGTGCTCAGAGACAACACCTTCTCCCAGTTCAAGAACCTAAAGAGTCTGGATCTACAACAGAATGAGCTCtacatggtggaggaggaggcgtTCGCAGGGCTGGGACAGCTCACTACTCTGCTTCTTCAGCACAACaagatgaagacagcttctgaGGAGCACCTGCTGCCCTTGCCAAGCCTCCGCTACCTGCGTCTCTATGACAACCCCTGGGACTGCCGGTGCTCGCTGGATAGCCTGGTCAGGACCCTGCAGGTGCCCAGCAACCGTAACCTAGGGAACTACGCCAAGTGTTCGGAGCCGGACTCGCTGAGAGGTCAGAAGCTGAAGAAGATGAGGCCGGAGCTGCTGTGTCCTGAGGATGGGGAGGGCCAGCAGCCAGGGAAGACACCTCAGGAGGGGCAGGGTAGTCTGCCCAAACCACCTCCCATCAAGAAGTACCCTGATGCCAACTCCTTGTGCCACACCTACATGTTCCCCAAACCCATGCTGGACTGCAAGAGCAAAG aaCTGAAGAACATCCCCTCAAGTCTCCCGTCAGACATTGTGAGGATGGACTTGTCCAGTAACAGCATCACTCAGCTCCGGCCCAAGGAGTTTGTTGCTGCCAGGGACCTGAAGCTTCTCAACCTCAGCAGTAACAATCTGGATCAGATCGACACTG CTGCGTTTGCGGGGCTCCTGTACCTGCGAGAGCTGGACCTGTCCAACAACAGCCTGCACTACTTCAAGTACGGAGTGTTGGAGGACCTGTACTTCCTCAGGATGCTGAATCTGGGGGATAACCCCTGGGTCTGTGACTACAACATCCACTACCTGATCTACTGGCTGAAGCATCACCCCGGGGTGGCCTACTCTGGCCTAATCTGCACCGAGCCTCAGGAGTTCAGGGGCTGGCCCGTGGAGAATTATGTCAAGACCTACAATGGAGAGTGTCCCAAGGATAAGGATCCACAACCAGGGAAGGGTGATACAGGACAGGGACAGACGGCTCAGGAGCTCGTGGCCGAGACAGAGGAGGCGGAGATGGAGCTGCTGCCGAAGCCTCTGAGAGACCCCAGACCAAAGAAATATGAGGTCACCAGGTTGACTTAA
- the LOC106591571 gene encoding leucine-rich repeat-containing protein 17-like isoform X3 → MRLISALLLLLILRSAEPRKGGRNRERGRARGKGRANAVKRQTSECKEYMEAGEKYLDCQDRQLTGVQQHWPEDIHHLLLARNKIQVLRDNTFSQFKNLKSLDLQQNELYMVEEEAFAGLGQLTTLLLQHNKMKTASEEHLLPLPSLRYLRLYDNPWDCRCSLDSLVRTLQVPSNRNLGNYAKCSEPDSLRGQKLKKMRPELLCPEDGEGQQPGKTPQEGQGSLPKPPPIKKYPDANSLCHTYMFPKPMLDCKSKELKNIPSSLPSDIVRMDLSSNSITQLRPKEFVAARDLKLLNLSSNNLDQIDTAASTGLLYLSSRNFFQRPLSLSPSSAASTGLLYLSTAFAGLLYLRELDLSNNSLHYFKYGVLEDLYFLRMLNLGDNPWVCDYNIHYLIYWLKHHPGVAYSGLICTEPQEFRGWPVENYVKTYNGECPKDKDPQPGKGDTGQGQTAQELVAETEEAEMELLPKPLRDPRPKKYEVTRLT, encoded by the exons ATGCGGCTGATCAGCGCTCTGCTGCTCCTCCTGATCCTCAGGTCCGCTGAGCCCAGGAAGGGTGGACGGAACAGAGAACGGGGCAGGGCCCGGGGTAAAGGCAGGGCCAATGCTGTCAAACGCCAAACCTCTGAATGCAAGGAATACATGGAGGCCGGAGAGAAATACCTGGACTGTCAGGACCGCCAGCTGACCGGGGTGCAACAGCACTGGCCTGAAGACATCCACCACCTCCTGCTGGCCCGCAACAAGATCCAGGTGCTCAGAGACAACACCTTCTCCCAGTTCAAGAACCTAAAGAGTCTGGATCTACAACAGAATGAGCTCtacatggtggaggaggaggcgtTCGCAGGGCTGGGACAGCTCACTACTCTGCTTCTTCAGCACAACaagatgaagacagcttctgaGGAGCACCTGCTGCCCTTGCCAAGCCTCCGCTACCTGCGTCTCTATGACAACCCCTGGGACTGCCGGTGCTCGCTGGATAGCCTGGTCAGGACCCTGCAGGTGCCCAGCAACCGTAACCTAGGGAACTACGCCAAGTGTTCGGAGCCGGACTCGCTGAGAGGTCAGAAGCTGAAGAAGATGAGGCCGGAGCTGCTGTGTCCTGAGGATGGGGAGGGCCAGCAGCCAGGGAAGACACCTCAGGAGGGGCAGGGTAGTCTGCCCAAACCACCTCCCATCAAGAAGTACCCTGATGCCAACTCCTTGTGCCACACCTACATGTTCCCCAAACCCATGCTGGACTGCAAGAGCAAAG aaCTGAAGAACATCCCCTCAAGTCTCCCGTCAGACATTGTGAGGATGGACTTGTCCAGTAACAGCATCACTCAGCTCCGGCCCAAGGAGTTTGTTGCTGCCAGGGACCTGAAGCTTCTCAACCTCAGCAGTAACAATCTGGATCAGATCGACACTG CTGCATCCACTGGGCTCCTGTACCTGTCCAGTAGGAATTTCTTCCAACGTCCTCTCTCCTTGTCCCCCTCTTCAGCTGCATCCACTGGGCTCCTGTACCTGTCCA CTGCGTTTGCGGGGCTCCTGTACCTGCGAGAGCTGGACCTGTCCAACAACAGCCTGCACTACTTCAAGTACGGAGTGTTGGAGGACCTGTACTTCCTCAGGATGCTGAATCTGGGGGATAACCCCTGGGTCTGTGACTACAACATCCACTACCTGATCTACTGGCTGAAGCATCACCCCGGGGTGGCCTACTCTGGCCTAATCTGCACCGAGCCTCAGGAGTTCAGGGGCTGGCCCGTGGAGAATTATGTCAAGACCTACAATGGAGAGTGTCCCAAGGATAAGGATCCACAACCAGGGAAGGGTGATACAGGACAGGGACAGACGGCTCAGGAGCTCGTGGCCGAGACAGAGGAGGCGGAGATGGAGCTGCTGCCGAAGCCTCTGAGAGACCCCAGACCAAAGAAATATGAGGTCACCAGGTTGACTTAA